The stretch of DNA NNNNNNNNNNNNNNNNNNNNNNNNNNNNNNNNNNNNNNNNNNNNNNNNNNNNNNNNNNNNNNNNNNNNNNNNNNNNNNNNNNNNNNNNNNNNNNNNNNNNNNNNNNNNNNNNNNNNNNNNNNNNNNNNNNNNNNNNNNNNNNNNNNNNNNNNNNNNNNNNNNNNNNNNNNNNNNNNNNNNNNNNNNNNNNNNNNNNNNNNNNNNNNNNNNNNNNNNNNNNNNNNNNNNNNNNNNNNNNNNNNNNNNNNNNNNNNNNNNNNNNNNNNNNNNNNNNNNNNNNNNNNNNNNNNNNNNNNNNNNNNNNNNNNNNNNNNNNNNNNNNNNNNNNNNNNNNNNNNNNNNNNNNNNNNNNNNNNNNNNNNNNNNNNNNNNNNNNNNNNNNNNNNNNNNNNNNNNNNNNNNNNNNNNNNNNNNNNNNNNNNNNNNNNNNNNNNNNNNNNNNNNNNNNNNNNNNNNNNNNNNNNNNNNNNNNNNNNNNNNNNNNNNNNNNNNNNNNNNNNNNNNNNNNNNNNNNNNNNNNNNNNNNNNNNNNNNNNNNNNNNNNNNNNNNNNNNNNNNNNNNNNNNNNNNNNNNNNNNNNNNNNNNNNNNNNNNNNNNNNNNNNNNNNNNNNNNNNNNNNNNNNNNNNNNNNNNNNNNNNNNNNNNNNNNNNNNNNNNNNNNNNNNNNNNNNNNNNNNNNNNNNNNNNNNNNNNNNNNNNNNNNNNNNNNNNNNNNNNNNNNAGAAGATATACTAAGGAGTATTCTTTTGTGACCAGCACCAGCAGGCATTACTTCACCCGAGGAAGGATCGATAGTTGAATTAGGATTCAACACAATCGGTTTAGGGGCAACAGCGGGACAAGAGTTATTGACAACAGCACCGCAAATTCCCGTGTTTCCTGATACTGAACTCGGAGGCAATCCGTTGAAGATCCCACCTGCAGGTAGCTCCCCAAAGAGATGGTTATGAGACATGTTGAAGGTGTGAAGATAGCCGAGATTAGCCAACTGTTTAGGAAGCGTTCCGGTCAGTTCATTAAATGATATGTCGACTTCTTCGAGCTTTGTGAGTTTTGCGAGTTCGCGTGGAATTGAGCCTAGCAGCTTGTTATGTGACAGGATCCTGTGGAAAGAAGCATGAAACATAATACTGTAAAGACAGAATCTTTAATGGGAAAATCTTTTAGCTGAATGCAACTTCAAGCAAAAGAGACTTACAAAGACCGAAGGGGACTGCAATTCTTGATGGAAGGTGGAATACTTCCGTCCAACAAGTTATTGTCTAGTCTCAACTCCTCCAAAGACACAGCTCCACCTGTTTCTCGAGGAATCGTTCCATTAAGCTGATTGTGACTCAAATCAAGGACGACCAAGTGCTTTAGTTCCCCAATGGTACTGGGGATGGGGCCGGTAAGAGAGTTTCTGGACAGATGCAAACCCTCCAAGTCTCTAAGATCTCCTAGACCATCTCCAATCTCGCCAGAGAAGGAATTGTGGGAGAGATCCAACACCTGGATCTTCTTGATACCTCCAGTGGAGTTATCATTCTTTAACGCAGAAACATCACGAGAACCATCTTGAAATATCCACATCGGAAGCTTTCCAGTCAGAGAGTTCCCACTAAGATCTAAGGCCAAGAGGTTGATACAGTTAGCTGTTGAGTCCGGCAAGCTACCAATAAGCCCATTCCCAGAAAAGTTCAGAACTTTCAGTGCTAGAAGGTTGCCTATGGAGTCTGGAACCTGCCCTGAAAACTTGTTCATAGAAAGATCCAAACTCTCAAGACTCCTCATTTCACCAATCCACTTTGGAACTTCCCCTTCTAACGCATTCTTTCCCAAGTTGAGAGAATAACACAAACTGAGCTGCTGAAATGTATCAGGTAAGCTCCCAGATAGAGAGTTATCACTAAGATCAATAGTCTTGAGCAGCATACAGCTCCCAATTTCGCTAGGAATAGGACCAGACAAACGGTTTCTACTCAAATCAAGAGAACGCAAGTTGTTCAATCTGTCTATCTTATCAGGAAACTCTCCCTCTAACTCATTCCTCGACAAATCAAGCGATCTTAGAGTGTTCAAAGACCAAACCCCAGAAGGCATAGAACCAGAGAAACGATTCGAAGACAAGTTTAAAGAAGCAAGAGACGAGCACGAGCTTATACTAACCGGAATCTTCCCAGTAAGCTTGTTCTTGGCTAAAGACAAAACTCTTAACGACCCACATTGCTTGAAAAACTCATCAGGTAGCGAACCAGACAACGCATTGCTGCTCAAGTCGACAACTTTAAGGTTAACAAGGCTCAGCagaaaattagggttaatgACTCCGGTGAGATTGTTgttggagagagagagcttaTGAAGAAACTGAAGCTGAAGTAACCCACGACCAATTCgaccagagagagagaagccatCTAGGGTTAGCTCAGTGACACGATTGGTTCTGGGATGACATTTGACTCCGGTCCAGCTACAAGGAGTGTAGTCATCTTCGTTCCAAGAAGCTAGCTTTTGCTCTGGATCTCGTAAATCGGCTTTGAAGACAATGAGACccaaaacgtcgtcgtttaaAGGCGGGTCTAGAGATCTCACCGGAGTCGTCACCAACACCACCGACACCAACAAGACTGTAAAAATCAGTGCTTTATACATCTTTTCGTCGACCCACACTTCTCCGTTGTACAGATTTTAGTTGCGGAAGAGCTccattttttgagttttttgagctgagaaaatagaaagaaaacaaaaaaaaaaaacagatgaacaacaacaacagcaacgacaacaaaagaaatagtacagctcaaaaaaaaaaaacttttttttttgttcgtattCAGGTTTTTAGATTGAGTacaagaagataacaaaaaaaaaataagaaacaacgGCTACATTTGTGACCAACGGAGCtaattcagaagaagaagaaaaaaaaaaaaacacaaaaacaagatgaaaaaaaaaatcaagtagaCGAAGCAAGTAACtgaagaaaattaaagaattttttttaaaatgagtGGAATTAACACTAGGGGTAATGTTAAGCAAAAGTCTAAAAATTTGAGCTATTAGTACAGTTTCGATCTGAGAATGAGAAAAGTTACTAAAAAATGaggaacaaaaacaattttaccTGGAAATAATTATCTTCCGGGTAAAGCTTTTTCTCAAGGGAAGAAATGTTGAAGCTCAggcgagagaaaaaaaaaactccaccgaagaacaaagaaaaaagagtaagagGGAcacgagcttcttcttcttcgtcttcttcttggtaGGTTCGTAGTAGCTTTTAAAGAACAGTGAGAATTTGTTGAAGAAgtagaggaaagaaaaaaaaaaaaaccaataaagaaaaaggcaaagcagagagagagagagagagtaattaaAAGCTGCCTTTATCAACGGGCTGTAAAGAAGAGGGACGTGGGGCCCGAGGAAGGTGGGTGGACTCATTAAATCGAAATTGACACGTGTTTTCATCTTGTTGGGTTCGTTTTATCCGACTTGGCTGCCAcgtggcttttttttttttttcttttgttgtagaAGTGGGAGAAATTGAATGAATAAAATGATTGGCCAACtcatttaagaaagaaagaagcaaatatatatagttataatttACTAAATTATCCTTTcccaaataaatagaaaatctTTCTTTATTGGGTTTTTACAGGCTCtgtcgtttaaaaaaaaatttcattcaaGAGTtcacataaaatggaaaatatggTTGGTTCTCTCATTCAGATTTTAGGTAATTTATGCAGACAGAGACAGTGGTTAATGTGGTCATCACAATAGATGTTGTTTTCctatttttgaagaaagaacATTAATGTAAGTTTGGTTAGGAATGAGGGTGGATGActtgggaaacaaaaaaaaaaaaaaaatttggtggtGCTTAGAAATCCTTGTTCATTAATAGTTGCAACCATATTATTTATTCACTGTACCATACTTATttattatgggttttaatatatttttttttctatagaatTATGGGGCTTTTGAAAATTGGATCACAAGCCTAAGGATATTTGGTTGACCTTAGAGGAGCAATAGATGTAAACATTTGGGATCTTCTGTTTGTGCAAGGAATCACCCATTatgtgaactttttttttttttaacaggatGCATGTGATGGATAACTAAGTGTCAAACACATATTGccataaaataaaacacttgaaaaaaacatataatagaACAATGatggtgagaaaaaaaataataataataatataacccGTTAAGCATgctctttgaatttttttagttgTCTTTCTCGTTTGTGAGATTTGGTCCGAGTCAAGACATTTTATCAGACTTTGGTCTCTCTCTCGCCATACctatgttttcattttatattccttttgacagtaaaattgtttatttaaaataaaatgaaattgaaaagaaaagaaaagaaaaaaaaaagtgaaaaagaactCTCTTCCCCATGGAGGGAAAACAACCGTTCATGGAGATTTTTGGAATTTACTATTTgtttgtatttaaatttttaacaagaaggctatttttatatattgaaggTCAAATTCATACAGTTTTAAGAGCTTTCAAGGAATTTTTTGGGCAGTGTGAGCCGGACCGTAGATAATTCACATTTGCTgttcttcactttctctctctattatttttactctctgtttgtttttatggttggtatttatttatttccacatttaattttttactcGAAACTTCATCTGTCATAACAGGATTGGCATTTAGGACCAACCATTAAAAGATAAATTCTACTTTCTGGTGTTTGgcaaatttattttgttctgcaagttccaaattttcttagtagtatatatttcttgattattttataaaaaataataattcttttttttttttttttttcaacaaaaaaacaagNCTCAGTGGAACCAATGTGAAGGAACATTGTTAACAAAAGTGGCTAGATAGGGAACCGTGCGAACGTGACGCGCCAAATTATCCGCTTTGCCATTCATGGAACGCGGGACATAGATTAGGGAAAAGGAAGTAAACTCCGCTTTGTCTGCCTCGATGTCCTCCAAATAAGATGTAAAGGCTGGCCACtcagaaggcgaagacaccatcttcactaagtcagaGCAGTCGGTAAGAAAAACGACAGATTGGTTGTCCACCCCGATCATACAACGCATAGCCCAGATAAGGGCTTCTACCTCGGCATGAAGAGGGGTGAGGCTACGCCGAAGGTTGGCTGCTCCCATGGTAGGGGGATCCCCCCATGGCGATGTGCAAAACCATCCTCTGCCCGCATAACTATCCgttgctttccaagagccatctacATAACAAAGAAAGCTCGCCGAAGTTGTAGGGACGCGTAACCCCCGGCTTCCTCGAGGAACCCTCTCTACTGTAATATCTGTTGATAAATCCATATCCTCTGCCTGAGCCAAAGCCCAAGCTTTGGCTTCATCCTCCGCTAACCGCAAAATTGCCATAGGGTTGGAatccaaattattaaaaaatttatcattaCGCGCTTTCCAGATGTACCACAATATCCATGGAAAAGATTCCTGAGATGGTACATTTGAAAAccgccaaaaaagaaaatccatGTTTGTAAATACTGATTCCGATGGGAATACCTCCATAGCTGCCGGGAACTGGGACAGAGCCCAAACCTGCCTTGCCGGTGGGCATTCAAAAAGGGCATGATTAATAGTTTCTTCCTGAAAACCACAAAGAGCGCACGCAGAATCACAACTCATACCACGTTTCCGTAGATTAGTTGTAACTGCTACGCAACCCGAAAGAACTTGCCACATGAAGTGCCGCAGCGTGGGAGGACACCGTATTTTCCACACAAAAGCTTGAAGAGGGACTATGTCTGGTCCAAAGACTTGCTGTCCGTCTAGAGCCGGCCGTTGTGAACGAAGGTTATGGTATCCCGATTTAACCGTATATTTACCAGTCTTTGTGAAATGCCATCCCAACAAATCCGGTTTATCCGGTTGGCGCAATGGTAAGGCAGAGATAATAGCAACATCTTCCGGTACAAAGGTAGCCGTAAGTTGAGCCATATCCCAGGAATTAGAATTCCTGTCAATAAGATTTGAAACACGGAGCAGAGGATCAAAAGGCGATCCTGTGCTCActgctggtctcggggattgagcagggATCCAGGGGTCATTCCAAACAGAAATGGAAGCACCAGATCCTActcgtttaataagtcctttattTACCAGAGAGCGAACAGAAACTATACTCCGCCATCCATAAGATGGCGAGTAAGATTTAATGGGATCCAAAGGATCAGAATGCCGATAGTATCGTCCTTTAAAAACCCGTGCAAAAAGTGAGTCCGGCACCGTGATTAGGCGCCAGAGCTGCTTTGCCAGCAGAGCGGTGTTATAATCATCTAAGCATCGGAAACCTAAACCTCCTGCATCTTTACCATGACATAGTTTATCCCACGCCATCCAGTGTAGACCACGAGATTGGCCAGaggaactccaccaaaaattagaaattgcaCTAGTCAACTTCCTTGTAACCGTCTTAGGTAAACGGAAACAAGACATTACAAAGGTGGGAAGAGCTGTAGCAACAGACTTGATCATCACCTCCTTTCCCCCTTTTGATAAAAGCCGAGCCGGCCACCCACCTGCTCGTGCTTGCAACTTATCCTGAACAAAGGAAAAAATCTTTGTCTTAGCCCCACCCAGACTTTCGGGAATCCCTAAATACGACCCCATACCCCCCAAGTTTGTGATTCCCAAAACACCTTTTAGGTCCTCCCTAAGGTCCGAGTCCACCGTATGTCCGAACTGGActgaagatttttgaaaattaatttgttgaccAGATACCCGCTCATACTTCTTAAGGATATCCAACACTACTTCACATTGTTCCTTTGAGGcccgacagaaaaaaaaaggctgTCATCCGCAAATAAGAGATGTGAAACGGCAGGGCTGGCAGTCGACACCTTAATTCCAGTGAGAAGTTTCAGACGTTCTGCTTTCCGAAAATGTGCAATAAGTACCTCCGTGCAAAGAATAAAAAGGTAAGGTGATAGTGGGTCCCCCTGACGTAAACCACGACACGGGACAATTGATCCATATGCCTGACCATTAAGTAGAACCTTATATTGAACCGATGTCACACAACACATAATCCAAGATATCCACCTCTCGCAAAAACCGAACTGCCTGAGCAGATGTTCAACAAAGGACCACTCTACCCTATCataggccttactcatatccgtttttaTAGCCATAAACTTCCCCTTGCAAGAGGGATTGGTCCGTaacccatgaaacatctcttgagcaatcaaaatattatctgaAATTAACCGACCCTCGACAAAAGCCGATTGAGTCTCCGACACCAGAGATGGTAAAATAGTGCGAAGTCGCTGACATAAAACCTTTGATATTATCTTATAACCAACATTGCAAAGGCTGATGGGCCTCAGCTCCGTCATCCGCGTTGGTTTGTCTACTTTTgggataagacaaatatttgttatatttagccTCTTATCAAACTCTCCATCCCGGAAAAAGGAATTAACCAAAAGTACTAAATCTGCTTTAACCGTGACCCATGCTTTTTGGTAAAAAAGGGCAGTCATCCCATCCAGACCCGGTGCTTTATCTGGATGCATCATGAATAACGCTTGTTTAATCTCTTGTTCTGTAACCTCTCGAGTTAAAAATTCATTTGTCTCCAAAGAAACCGCCGGTTGAACCTCATCTAACATTTCCTCAAAATCCGAAGGATCCGAGGATGTAAAAAGATCCTGAAAATACGAAACCGCAATATGTTGGATATCATTCTCCTCCGTCAGCCAATTACCACTCTGGTCGTGGAGACCAACAAGACGGTTCCGAACACGCCGTTGTTTTGTCTGGGCATGGAAATAACTTGTGTTATGGTCCCCAAACCGCATCCATCGACTTCTGCTTTTTTGATACCAATACACCTCCTCGTCCCTGTACGCCTCCCGCAATCGCCAAGCCAGTTCCGCTATCTCTTCAACTGAAGTAGAATCATTCTCCTGTGCCACCGCTAATTTGGCTTTTAGATCTTCAATTGTCTCCCGTCCATAAGGAACTTGCGCTTTCCTCCAACGAGAAATTGTACTCCgacattttgaaattttatccACCAAAGTGGGAGAAGGTGCGTCCTTGGACGCCGTAGCCGCCCATCCCGCATTAACCGCATCCAAAAAACCTTCCTTATCCAACCACCGTCTATCAAAAGGAAAACTCCCCCGCCCCCGTCTAGTTTTATCCTCAATAACCGCTAGCAGGGGCTTATGATCCGATGCAACCATTGGTAAATACTGTGTAAAGGAATCCTGAAACAAATCATGCCACTCTTCATTTGCCAATGCCCGATCCAGACGACACCTGATCGGCTTCTTATCTCGCCACCCTCTCCAAGATAGACTATCCCCAAGAGCTGGGAACTCAAGGAGGCCACAATGTCGAATCATTGTGTTAAAAGGTACAAAAGAAGAGGCATGGCGCAGTTTACCACCCTGTTTCTCATGATTTCCTTTTAACTCGTTGAAATCCCCAATAAGAAACCATGGAGCATCACGAGACAAATCCAGTCTTGTTAATCTTTCCCAAACTTGATCTCGGTTCTTTggaaccggatcaccataaataaaagatagaTAAATTACTTTTCCTTTGTATACCACTTCAACATCAATAATTCTATTGGattcaaataaaacagaaacattattattattattattgtagaaAAGTGCAAGACCACCACTACAACCAACAGGTTCAACTGTTGTTATANNNNNNNNNNNNNNNNNNNNNNNNNNNNNNNNNNNNNNNNNNNNNNNNNNNNNNNNNNNNNNNNNNNNNNNNNNNNNNNNNNNNNNNNNNNNNNNNNNNNNNNNNNNNNNNNNNNNNNNNNNNNNNNNNNNNNNNNNNNNNNNNNNNNNNNNNNNNNNNNNNNNNNNNNNNNNNNNNNNNNNNNNNNNNNNNNNNNNNNNNNNNNNNNNNNNNNNNNNNNNNNNNNNNNNNNNNNNNNNNNNNNNNNNNNNNNNNNNNNNNNNNNNNNNNNNNNNNNNNNNNNNNNNNNNNNNNNNNNNNNNNNNNNNNNNNNNNNNNNNNNNNNNNNNNNNNNNNNNNNNNNNNNNNNNNNNNNNNNNNNNNNNNNNNNNNNNNNNNNNNNNNNNNNNNNNNNNNNNNNNNNNNNNNNNNNNNNNNNNNNNNNNNNNNNNNNNNNNNNNNNNNNNNNNNNNNNNNNNNNNNNNNNNNNNNNNNNNNNNNNNNNNNNNNNNNNNNNNNNNNNNNNNNNNNNNNNNNNNNNNNNNNNNNNNNNNNNNNNNNNNNNNNNNNNNNNNNNNNNNNNNNNNNNNNNNNNNNNNNNNNNNNNNNNNNNNNNNNNNNNNNNNNNNNNNNNNNNNNNNNNNNNNNNNNNNNNNNNNNNNNNNNNNNNNNNNNNNNNNNNNNNNNNNNNNNNNNNNNNNNNNNNNNNNNNNNNNNNNNNNNNNNNNNNNNNNNNNNNNNNNNNNNNNNNNNNNNNNNNNNNNNNNNNNNNNNNNNNNNNNNNNNNNNNNNNNNNNNNNNNNNNNNNNNNNNNNNNNNNNNNNNNNNNNNNNNNNNNNNNNNNNNNNNNNNNNNNNNNNNNNNNNNNNNNNNNNNNNNNNNNNNNNNNNNNNNNNNNNNNNNNNNNNNNNNNNNNNNNNNNNNNNNNNNNNNNNNNNNNNNNNNNNNNNNNNNNNNNNNNNNNNNNNNNNNNNNNNNNNNNNNNNNNNNNNNNNNNNNNNNNNNNNNNNNNNNNNNNNNNNNNNNNNNNNNNNNNNNNNNNNNNNNNNNNNNNNNNNNNNNNNNNNNNNNNNNNNNNNNNNNNNNNNNNNNNNNNNNNNNNNNNNNNNNNNNNNNNNNNNNNNNNNNNNNNNNNNNNNNNNNNNNNNNNNNNNNNNNNNNNNNNNNNNNNNNNNNNNNNNNNNNNNNNNNNNNNNNNNNNNNNNNNNNNNNNNNNNNNNNNNNNNNNNNNNNNNNNNNNNNNNNNNNNNNNNNNNNNNNNNNNNNNNNNNNNNNNNNNNNNNNNNNNNNNNNNNNNNNNNNNNNNNNNNNNNNNNNNNNNNNNNNNNNNNNNNNNNNNNNNNNNNNNNNNNNNNNNNNNNNNNNNNNNNNNNNNNNNNNNNNNNNNNNNNNNNNNNNNNNNNNNNNNNNNNNNNNNNNNNNNNNNNNNNNNNNNNNNNNNNNNNNNNNNNNNNNNNNNNNNNNNNNNNNNNNNNNNNNNNNNNNNNNNNNNNNNNNNNNNNNNNNNNNNNNNNNNNNNNNNNNNNNNNNNNNNNNNNNNNNNNNNNNNNNNNNNNNNNNNNNNNNNNNNNNNNNNNNNNNNNNNNNNNNNNNNNNNNNNNNNNNNNNNNNNNNNNNNNNNNNNNNNNNNNNNNNNNNNNNNNNNNNNNNNNNNNNNNNNNNNNNNNNNNNNNNNNNNNNNNNNNNNNNNNNNNNNNNNNNNNNNNNNNNNNNNNNNNNNNNNNNNNNNNNNNNNNNNNNNNNNNNNNNNNNNNNNNNNNNNNNNNNNNNNNNNNNNNNNNNNNNNNNNNNNNNNNNNNNNNNNNNNNNNNNNNNNNNNNNNNNNNNNNNNNNNNNNNNNNNNNNNNNNNNNNNNNNNNNNNNNNNNNNNNNNNNNNNNNNNNNNNNNNNNNNNNNNNNNNNNNNNNNNNNNNNNNNNNNNNNNNNNNNNNNNNNNNNNNNNNNNNNNNNNNNNNNNNNNNNNNNNNNNNNNNNNNNNNNNNNNNNNNNNNNNNNNNNNNNNNNNNNNNNNNNNNNNNNNNNNNNNNNNNNNNNNNNNNNNNNNNNNNNNNNNNNNNNNNNNNNNNNNNNNNNNNNNNNNNNNNNNNNNNNNNNNNNNNNNNNNNNNNNNNNNNNNNNNNNNNNNNNNNNNNNNNNNNNNNNNNNNNNNNNNNNNNNNNNNNNNNNNNNNNNNNNNNNNNNNNNNNNNNNNNNNNNNNNNNNNNNNNNNNNNNNNNNNNNNNNNNNNNNNNNNNNNNNNNNNNNNNNNNNNNNNNNNNNNNNNNNNNNNNNNNNNNNNNNNNNNNNNNNNNNNNNNNNNNNNNNNNNNNNNNNNNNNNNNNNNNNNNNNNNNNNNNNNNNNNNNNNNNNNNNNNNNNNNNNNNNNNNNNNNNNNNNNNNNNNNNNNNNNNNNNNNNNNNNNNNNNNNNNNNNNNNNNNNNNNNNNNNNNNNNNNNNNNNNNNNNNNNNNNNNNNNNNNNNNNNNNNNNNNNNNNNNNNNNNNNNNNNNNNNNNNNNNNNNNNNNNNNNNNNNNNNNNNNNNNNNNNNNNNNNNNNNNNNNNNNNNNNNNNNNNNNNNNNNNNNNNNNNNNNNNNNNNNNNNNNNNNNNNNNNNNNNNNNNNNNNNNNNNNNNNNNNNNNNNNNNNNNNNNNNNNNNNNNNNNNNNNNNNNNNNNNNNNNNNNNNNNNNNNNNNNNNNNNNNNNNNNNNNNNNNNNNNNNNNNNNNNNNNNNNNNNNNNNNNNNNNNNNNNNNNNNNNNNNNNNNNNNNNNNNNNNNNNNNNNNNNNNNNNNNNNNNNNNNNNNNNNNNNNNNNNNNNNNNNNNNNNNNNNNNNNNNNNNNNNNNNNNNNNNNNNNNNNNNNNNNNNNNNNNNNNNNNNNNNNNNNNNNNNNNNNNNNNNNNNNNNNNNNNNNNNNNNNNNNNNNNNNNNNNNNNNNNNNNNNNNNNNNNNNNNNNNNNNNNNNNNNNNNNNNNNNNNNNNNNNNNNNNNNNNNNNNNNNNNNNNNNNNNNNNNNNNNNNNNNNNNNNNNNNNNNNNNNNNNNNNNNNNNNNNNNNNNNNNNNNNNNNNNNNNNNNNNNNNNNNNNNNNNNNNNNNNNNNNNNNNNNNNNNNNNNNNNNNNNNNNNNNNNNNNNNNNNNNNNNNNNNNNNNNNNNNNNNNNNNNNNNNNNNNNNNNNNNNNNNNNNNNNNNNNNNNNNNNNNNNNNNNNNNNNNNNNNNNNNNNNNNNNNNNNNNNNNNNNNNNNNNNNNNNNNNNNNNNNNNNNNNNNNNNNNNNNNNNNNNNNNNNNNNNNNNNNNNNNNNNNNNNNNNNNNNNNNNNNNNNNNNNNNNNNNNNNNNNNNNNNNNNNNNNNNNNNNNNNNNNNNNNNNNNNNNNNNNNNNNNNNNNNNNNNNNNNNNNNNNNNNNNNNNNNNNNNNNNNNNNNNNNNNNNNNNNNNNNNNNNNNNNNNNNNNNNNNNNNNNNNNNNNNNNNNNNNNNNNNNNNNNNNNNNNNNNNNNNNNNNNNNNNNNNNNNNNNNNNNNNNNNNNNNNNNNNNNNNNNNNNNNNNNNNNNNNNNNNNNNNNNNNNNNNNNNNNNNNNNNNNNNNNNNNNNNNNNNNNNNNNNNNNNNNNNNNNNNNNNNNNNNNNNNNNNNNNNNNNNNNNNNNNNNNNNNNNNNNNNNNNNNNNNNNNNNNNNNNNNNNNNNNNNNNNNNNNNNNNNNNNNNNNNNNNNNNNNNNNNNNNNNNNNNNNNNNNNNNNNNNNNNNNNNNNNNNNNNNNNNNNNNNNNNNNNNNNNNNNNNNNNNNNNNNNNNNNNNNNNNNNNNNNNNNNNNNNNNNNNN from Camelina sativa cultivar DH55 chromosome 9, Cs, whole genome shotgun sequence encodes:
- the LOC104712299 gene encoding probable LRR receptor-like serine/threonine-protein kinase IRK isoform X2, with product MYKALIFTVLLVSVVLVTTPVRSLDPPLNDDVLGLIVFKADLRDPEQKLASWNEDDYTPCSWTGVKCHPRTNRVTELTLDGFSLSGRIGRGLLQLQFLHKLSLSNNNLTGVINPNFLLSLVNLKVVDLSSNALSGSLPDEFFKQCGSLRVLSLAKNKLTGKIPVSISSCSSLASLNLSSNRFSGSMPSGVWSLNTLRSLDLSRNELEGEFPDKIDRLNNLRSLDLSRNRLSGPIPSEIGSCMLLKTIDLSDNSLSGSLPDTFQQLSLCYSLNLGKNALEGEVPKWIGEMRSLESLDLSMNKFSGQVPDSIGNLLALKVLNFSGNGLIGSLPDSTANCINLLALDLSGNSLTGKLPMWIFQDGSRDVSALKNDNSTGGIKKIQVLDLSHNSFSGEIGDGLGDLRDLEGLHLSRNSLTGPIPSTIGELKHLVVLDLSHNQLNGTIPRETGGAVSLEELRLDNNLLDGSIPPSIKNCSPLRSLILSHNKLLGSIPRELAKLTKLEEVDISFNELTGTLPKQLANLGYLHTFNMSHNHLFGELPAGGIFNGLPPSSVSGNTGICGAVVNNSCPAVAPKPIVLNPNSTIDPSSGEVMPAVMPAGAGHKRILLSISSLIAISAAAAIVVGVIAITVLNLRVRASTVSRSAVPLTFSGGDDFSRSPTTDSNSGKLVMFSGEPDFSTGTHALLNKDCELGRGGFGAVYRTVIRDGYPVAIKKLTVSSLVKSQEEFEREVKKLGKLRHSNLVKLEGYYWTTSLQLLIYEFLSGGSLYKHLHEAPGGSSSLSWNDRFNVILGTAKCLAYLHQSNVIHYNIKSSNVLLDSSGEPKVGDYGLARLLPMLDRYVLSSKIQSALGYMAPEFACRTVKITEKCDVYGFGVLVLEVVTGKKPVEYMEDDVVVLCDMVREALEDGRADECIDPRLQGKFPVEEAIAVIKLGLICTSQVPSSRPHMGEAVNILRMIRCPSGSSDELGSS
- the LOC104712299 gene encoding probable LRR receptor-like serine/threonine-protein kinase IRK isoform X1, with the translated sequence MYKALIFTVLLVSVVLVTTPVRSLDPPLNDDVLGLIVFKADLRDPEQKLASWNEDDYTPCSWTGVKCHPRTNRVTELTLDGFSLSGRIGRGLLQLQFLHKLSLSNNNLTGVINPNFLLSLVNLKVVDLSSNALSGSLPDEFFKQCGSLRVLSLAKNKLTGKIPVSISSCSSLASLNLSSNRFSGSMPSGVWSLNTLRSLDLSRNELEGEFPDKIDRLNNLRSLDLSRNRLSGPIPSEIGSCMLLKTIDLSDNSLSGSLPDTFQQLSLCYSLNLGKNALEGEVPKWIGEMRSLESLDLSMNKFSGQVPDSIGNLLALKVLNFSGNGLIGSLPDSTANCINLLALDLSGNSLTGKLPMWIFQDGSRDVSALKNDNSTGGIKKIQVLDLSHNSFSGEIGDGLGDLRDLEGLHLSRNSLTGPIPSTIGELKHLVVLDLSHNQLNGTIPRETGGAVSLEELRLDNNLLDGSIPPSIKNCSPLRSLILSHNKLLGSIPRELAKLTKLEEVDISFNELTGTLPKQLANLGYLHTFNMSHNHLFGELPAGGIFNGLPPSSVSGNTGICGAVVNNSCPAVAPKPIVLNPNSTIDPSSGEVMPAGAGHKRILLSISSLIAISAAAAIVVGVIAITVLNLRVRASTVSRSAVPLTFSGGDDFSRSPTTDSNSGKLVMFSGEPDFSTGTHALLNKDCELGRGGFGAVYRTVIRDGYPVAIKKLTVSSLVKSQEEFEREVKKLGKLRHSNLVKLEGYYWTTSLQLLIYEFLSGGSLYKHLHEAPGGSSSLSWNDRFNVILGTAKCLAYLHQSNVIHYNIKSSNVLLDSSGEPKVGDYGLARLLPMLDRYVLSSKIQSALGYMAPEFACRTVKITEKCDVYGFGVLVLEVVTGKKPVEYMEDDVVVLCDMVREALEDGRADECIDPRLQGKFPVEEAIAVIKLGLICTSQVPSSRPHMGEAVNILRMIRCPSGSSDELGSS